A single window of Mangifera indica cultivar Alphonso chromosome 18, CATAS_Mindica_2.1, whole genome shotgun sequence DNA harbors:
- the LOC123202035 gene encoding grpE protein homolog 2, mitochondrial-like isoform X1, with protein sequence MLASRVLSRVSRSVGQRSLLLLSSSKDQQSPIISNLLNSVVYDPPNKFVASQASLFHHSALSSSPSHRFWFSSASPESKEKEQGSAAENNGVESGDAKASDNVEDTGRTEVNDQTKESGQDSEPQSTMSQSIKRRSRGTKRTAFSDSDSESESDLSREDLVKLLKEREELLKAKHKEMENMQDKVLRTFAEMENIKERTRREAENSKKFAIQNFAKSLLDVADNLGRASSVVKESFSKIDVSNDATGSAQLLKSLLEGVEMTEKQLGEVFKKFGLEKYDPTDEPFDPHRHNAVFQVQDNSKPPGTVAHVLKSGYTLYERVIRPAEVGVTQAVEGDAANNNEA encoded by the exons aTGTTGGCGTCTAGGGTTTTGTCACGCGTCTCTCGGAGTGTGGGCCAGCGGTCTTtgcttcttctctcttcttccaaGGACCAACAATCGCCAATCATCTCCAATCTGTTAAACTCTGTTGTTTATGATCCTCCTAACAAG TTTGTTGCAAGTCAGGCGTCTCTTTTTCATCACTCAGCACTCAGTTCATCCCCATCTCATCGTTTTTGGTTCTCATCTGCATCGCCTGAATCTAAAGAAAAGGAGCAAGGGAGTGCTGCAGAAAATAATGGTGTTGAGTCTGGAGATGCTAAAGCTTCTGATAATGTAGAGGATACTGGAAGAACAGAAGTTAATGATCAAACAAAAGAATCAGGTCAAGATTCTGAACCCCAATCTACCATGTCCCAATCTATCAAAAGAAGGAGCAGAGGTACTAAAAGAACTGCATTTTCTGATTCAGATTCAGAGAGTGAGAGTGATTTATCAAGGGAGGATTTGGTCAAACTTTTGAAGGAGAGAGAGGAACTTTTGAAGGCAAAGCACAAAGAGATGGAGAATATGCAAGATAAAGTTCTTCGTACGTTTGCAGAAATGGAGAATATCAAGGAGAGAACAAGACGTGAAGCGGagaattctaaaaaatttgCCATTCag AACTTTGCAAAGAGTCTACTGGATGTTGCAGACAATTTGGGAAGAGCTTCTTCAGTTGTCAAAGAAAGTTTCTCAAAGATTGATGTTTCTAATGATGCTACTGGATCAGCACAACTTCTAAAATCACTTCTCGAAGGTGTTGAAATGACTGAGAAACAGTTGGGAGAG GTATTCAAAAAGTTTGGATTAGAGAAATATGATCCTACAGATGAGCCATTTGATCCACATAGGCATAACGCCGTGTTCCAAGTGCAGGATAATTCTAAGCCACCAGGCACAGTTGCTCAC